From a single Vicinamibacterales bacterium genomic region:
- a CDS encoding gamma-glutamyl-gamma-aminobutyrate hydrolase family protein, whose translation MPPIIGVAPCRSLPDYVEAVRRTGGEPRVLDPAKDRPERVIGDIDGLLLTGGVDIDPIRYGEARHEAVTAVEPDRDEFEFALLASAREAKRPVFGICRGLQVMNVASGGTLVQDLAAQMTGILQHTVATPPCAIAHDIWVSKGSRLWTLMQEKMADAETCSVNSRHHQAIKRIAPGFEVTATAPDGVIEAIECQNSLFCLGVQWHPENFWRTGEFRPLFEGFIEACRK comes from the coding sequence ATGCCGCCCATCATCGGCGTCGCACCTTGCCGATCGCTGCCCGACTACGTGGAAGCGGTTCGCCGAACCGGCGGAGAGCCGCGCGTGCTCGATCCGGCCAAGGACCGCCCGGAACGTGTGATTGGCGACATCGACGGGTTGCTGCTGACCGGGGGCGTGGACATCGACCCGATCCGCTACGGAGAGGCGCGCCACGAGGCCGTGACCGCCGTTGAACCCGATCGTGACGAGTTCGAGTTCGCCCTGCTCGCGTCGGCGCGCGAGGCCAAGCGTCCTGTATTCGGTATCTGCCGTGGCCTTCAGGTCATGAACGTGGCGTCCGGCGGGACGCTCGTGCAGGACCTCGCGGCGCAAATGACCGGGATCCTCCAGCACACGGTGGCGACGCCGCCCTGCGCCATCGCCCACGACATCTGGGTGAGCAAGGGCAGCCGGCTGTGGACGCTGATGCAGGAGAAGATGGCCGACGCCGAGACCTGCTCGGTGAACAGCCGCCACCACCAGGCCATCAAACGAATCGCGCCGGGGTTCGAGGTCACCGCAACCGCCCCGGACGGCGTCATCGAAGCGATCGAGTGCCAGAACTCCCTCTTCTGCCTGGGCGTGCAGTGGCACCCGGAGAACTTCTGGCGCACCGGCGAGTTCCGCCCGCTGTTCGAGGGCTTCATCGAGGCATGCCGGAAGTAG
- a CDS encoding valine--tRNA ligase: MSELSKAFEHAEVDPRWYAFWESTGAFRANPGSGKPRFSMVIPPPNVTGSLHMGHALNHTLPDIIARWKRMCGYDVLWLPGTDHAGIATQNVVEKQLALEGKTRHDLGREAFEVRVWEWVRKSHGTITGQMRKLGESVDWTRERFTLDEQLSRAVRRVFVTLFNEGLIYRGTYIVNWCPRCRTALSDLEVVHKDTTGKLWYVRYPGADGSEGITVATTRPETMLGDTAIAVNPTDDRYKDRIGQHVRLPIIGRDLPIVGDEFVDPAFGTGAVKVTPAHDPNDFQMGKRHHLPEVAVIDEDAKITAAGGPYAGLDRFKARAAIVEQLERDGLLVKIADHQHAVGTCQRCSTVVEPLVSTQWFVKIQPLAQDAIRVVEEGRVRFLPENWTKTYYEWMYNIHDWCISRQLWWGHRIPAWYCQACGKMIVSEQTPERCDCGGALEQDGDVLDTWFSSQLWPFSTLGWPDQTDDLQRYYPTDLMLTAFDIIFFWVARMIMAGTKFAGDVPFRDVYITGLVRDERGQKMSKSKGNVVDPLEVMDEIGADALRFTLTAMAAPGMDIPLSEGRMTGYRQFINKIWNASRFVLMHVGELTARPEVPEARSLALVHRWILHRLNVVTGEVKEAFTTYRFDVAADRLYHFFWHEYADWYIEMVKQHLQAEGAERDTARAVLLEVHDRVLRLLHPIIPFVTEELWQHLPRRQEDGQTITLARYPDVRADWSDAQVEADIELLQGLVTTIRTARAERTVKPSERISASVEGVSEEQQRILSEQKGYVLALAGLTALEFGQATASDAPGADLVTRVFNDLRVHIRMPQADRGAEVDKLRKKLADTEREIASVDGKLGNESFVSRAPAKVVEDARARRESLRVQLGKIQDTLRDMGE; encoded by the coding sequence ATGTCTGAACTCTCCAAAGCTTTCGAGCACGCCGAAGTCGATCCGCGCTGGTACGCCTTCTGGGAGTCGACCGGCGCCTTCCGCGCCAATCCCGGTTCGGGCAAGCCGCGGTTCAGTATGGTGATCCCGCCCCCCAACGTGACCGGATCCCTGCACATGGGGCACGCGCTCAACCACACGTTGCCCGACATCATCGCCAGGTGGAAGCGGATGTGCGGGTACGACGTCCTCTGGCTGCCCGGCACCGACCACGCCGGAATCGCCACGCAAAACGTCGTCGAGAAGCAGTTGGCCCTGGAAGGCAAGACGCGCCACGACCTCGGCCGCGAGGCGTTCGAGGTCCGCGTGTGGGAGTGGGTGCGCAAGAGCCACGGGACGATCACGGGGCAGATGCGGAAGCTCGGTGAATCGGTGGACTGGACGCGCGAGCGCTTCACGCTCGACGAGCAGCTCTCGCGTGCGGTGCGCCGCGTCTTCGTCACGCTCTTCAACGAAGGCCTGATCTATCGCGGAACCTACATCGTCAACTGGTGTCCGCGCTGCCGGACGGCGTTGTCGGATCTCGAAGTCGTCCACAAGGACACGACAGGCAAGCTGTGGTACGTGCGTTACCCCGGCGCGGACGGCAGTGAGGGGATCACGGTCGCGACCACGCGGCCGGAGACGATGTTGGGCGACACGGCGATCGCGGTGAATCCGACCGACGATCGATACAAGGACCGGATTGGCCAGCACGTGCGCCTGCCGATCATCGGTCGCGATCTGCCCATCGTGGGTGACGAGTTCGTCGATCCCGCGTTCGGCACGGGTGCCGTGAAGGTGACGCCGGCGCACGATCCGAACGACTTCCAGATGGGGAAGCGCCATCACCTGCCGGAAGTAGCCGTCATCGACGAGGACGCGAAGATTACGGCCGCCGGCGGCCCGTACGCCGGGCTGGATCGATTCAAGGCCCGCGCCGCCATTGTCGAGCAACTCGAGCGAGACGGGCTGCTGGTCAAGATAGCCGACCACCAGCACGCGGTCGGCACCTGTCAGCGTTGCAGCACAGTGGTTGAGCCGCTGGTGTCCACGCAGTGGTTCGTGAAGATCCAGCCGCTGGCGCAGGACGCGATCCGCGTCGTCGAGGAAGGTCGCGTCCGGTTCCTCCCCGAGAACTGGACGAAGACCTACTACGAGTGGATGTACAACATTCACGACTGGTGCATCTCGCGGCAGCTCTGGTGGGGGCACCGCATTCCCGCGTGGTACTGCCAGGCGTGCGGAAAGATGATCGTCTCCGAGCAGACGCCCGAACGCTGTGATTGCGGGGGCGCGCTCGAGCAGGACGGCGACGTGCTCGACACGTGGTTCAGCTCCCAGCTCTGGCCGTTCAGCACGCTGGGCTGGCCGGATCAGACCGACGATCTGCAGCGATACTATCCGACCGATCTGATGCTGACGGCGTTCGACATCATCTTCTTCTGGGTCGCGCGGATGATCATGGCCGGGACGAAGTTCGCCGGCGACGTCCCGTTCCGGGATGTGTACATCACAGGCCTGGTCCGCGACGAGCGCGGCCAGAAGATGAGCAAGTCGAAGGGCAACGTCGTCGATCCGTTGGAGGTGATGGACGAGATCGGTGCCGATGCGCTGCGCTTCACGCTCACCGCGATGGCGGCGCCCGGCATGGACATCCCGCTCTCCGAGGGGCGGATGACCGGTTACCGGCAGTTCATCAACAAGATTTGGAACGCGTCCCGCTTCGTGCTCATGCACGTGGGGGAGCTCACCGCGCGTCCCGAAGTGCCCGAGGCCCGGTCGCTCGCGCTCGTGCACCGGTGGATCCTCCACCGGCTCAACGTGGTCACCGGCGAGGTGAAGGAAGCATTCACCACCTATCGGTTCGACGTGGCCGCCGACCGCCTGTACCACTTCTTCTGGCACGAATACGCCGATTGGTACATCGAGATGGTGAAGCAGCACCTCCAGGCGGAGGGCGCCGAGCGCGACACGGCGCGCGCCGTGCTGCTCGAAGTGCACGACCGCGTGCTTCGGCTGCTGCATCCGATCATCCCGTTCGTCACCGAAGAGCTGTGGCAGCACCTGCCGCGACGCCAGGAAGATGGCCAGACGATTACGCTCGCGCGCTATCCCGACGTCCGGGCCGACTGGTCGGATGCGCAGGTCGAGGCCGACATCGAACTCCTCCAGGGCCTGGTGACGACGATCCGGACGGCGCGCGCAGAACGGACCGTGAAACCATCTGAACGGATCAGCGCCAGCGTCGAGGGGGTGAGCGAGGAACAGCAGCGGATCCTGAGCGAGCAGAAGGGATATGTGCTGGCACTCGCCGGACTCACGGCGCTGGAGTTTGGCCAGGCGACGGCGAGCGACGCGCCGGGGGCAGATCTCGTCACGCGAGTGTTCAACGACCTCCGGGTCCACATTCGGATGCCTCAGGCGGACCGCGGCGCTGAAGTGGACAAACTCCGGAAGAAGCTCGCCGACACCGAGCGCGAGATCGCGAGTGTCGACGGGAAGCTGGGCAACGAGTCGTTCGTCTCACGCGCCCCGGCAAAGGTCGTCGAGGATGCGCGAGCCCGTCGCGAGAGCCTGCGGGTCCAACTCGGCAAGATCCAGGACACCCTGCGGGACATGGGAGAGTAA
- a CDS encoding mannosyltransferase family protein encodes MPEVARGLSWRRICSALPEPVAVALPVWAATRVAVLVVAYIAVVQIGFLPGSHLPFSVSDVPAFNLLARWDTGWYLPIAERGYAWSPRETGAQTSIVFFPLLPILMAGGGWLLGGHTMLAGWLVSMTAFLWALAYLYRLARLHMGDQAAAASLVFLAAYPFALFHGAVYTESIFLLCLVGSVFHAWRGQAFKAGLWGALCGLTRPNGFLLAVVLAFIATIPMLRRRLPVAAHRWLFGSCPAGGSRDLPPWPRLSTLLAVAAPVGGMLAYSAYIYSLTGNPFAWIAAQSAWGRSVRGGAPIVETLQAIHSLGFERWMNKPIDAMNELAALFALVAVWPVLRRFGAAYVLVIVVNLVPQLLSGGVTSLGRFTSVLFPVFLWLGASVPARRRGAWIAAFAMGQGIAAILFFTWRQLY; translated from the coding sequence ATGCCGGAAGTAGCGCGCGGCCTGTCCTGGCGCCGAATTTGCTCCGCCCTCCCCGAGCCAGTCGCTGTCGCGCTGCCGGTATGGGCCGCGACGCGCGTCGCTGTCCTGGTCGTGGCCTACATCGCGGTCGTGCAAATCGGCTTTCTTCCCGGAAGCCACCTGCCCTTTTCCGTATCGGATGTGCCGGCCTTCAACCTGCTGGCCCGTTGGGACACCGGCTGGTACCTGCCCATCGCCGAGCGCGGCTACGCGTGGTCGCCGCGTGAAACGGGCGCGCAGACGAGCATCGTGTTCTTTCCGCTACTGCCGATTCTGATGGCCGGCGGCGGCTGGCTGCTCGGTGGCCACACGATGCTGGCCGGCTGGCTGGTCTCGATGACGGCGTTCCTGTGGGCGCTCGCGTACCTGTATCGACTGGCGCGGTTGCACATGGGCGACCAGGCGGCCGCGGCCTCGCTGGTCTTCCTGGCCGCATACCCGTTCGCTCTGTTCCACGGAGCGGTCTACACCGAATCGATCTTCCTGCTGTGCCTGGTCGGATCCGTCTTCCATGCATGGCGGGGCCAGGCGTTCAAGGCCGGGCTGTGGGGAGCACTCTGCGGACTGACGCGTCCCAACGGCTTCCTCCTCGCGGTCGTCCTCGCCTTCATCGCCACGATTCCCATGCTGCGGCGGCGACTGCCAGTCGCCGCGCATCGCTGGCTGTTCGGGTCGTGCCCGGCCGGCGGCAGCCGCGACCTGCCGCCGTGGCCACGCCTCTCGACACTCCTCGCGGTGGCCGCACCCGTCGGAGGGATGCTCGCCTATTCCGCGTACATCTACTCGCTCACCGGGAATCCGTTCGCATGGATCGCGGCGCAGTCAGCCTGGGGGCGGTCTGTCCGAGGGGGCGCCCCAATCGTGGAGACGCTGCAGGCGATCCACAGCCTCGGCTTCGAGCGCTGGATGAACAAGCCGATCGACGCGATGAACGAGTTGGCCGCGCTTTTCGCGCTCGTCGCGGTCTGGCCCGTGCTGCGGCGGTTCGGGGCTGCCTACGTGCTGGTGATTGTCGTCAACCTGGTGCCGCAGTTGCTGAGCGGCGGCGTCACGTCGCTGGGCCGATTCACCTCCGTGCTCTTCCCGGTGTTCCTCTGGCTCGGTGCGTCCGTGCCGGCTCGCCGCCGTGGCGCCTGGATTGCGGCATTCGCCATGGGGCAGGGCATCGCCGCGATCCTGTTCTTCACCTGGCGTCAGCTCTACTGA
- the argS gene encoding arginine--tRNA ligase, whose translation MILPVHAIVRERIAASLQQLYGLAADALPSIVIDYPPTRELGDLALPLAFELARRLRKAPKAIAEEIAAAVGDIPGVARVEATKGYLNLRLHRPAFLRARLDARVAARPAHGTVKTIVEHTAINPNKAAHIGHLRNSALGDTLVRTLRFRGASVEIQNYIDDTGVQVADVVVGFRELESKTLADVRHLAETTRFDFYCWDLYAKVADWYEQDKSRLQTRLDTLHAIEHGGSEIAEMAAFIADRIVRCHLLTMARMNVDYDLLAWEGDILRLHFWARAFEILKEKHAVFLQTQGRLNGCWVMTIEDGQPAESGTDAPPGGGSATGVPPGGGSGTGVPPAGGSGTGVPPGGGSGAGVPPGGGSGTGVPPGGGSGAGVPPVLDLPDDDESREKVIVRSNGTVTYVGKDMAYQFWKFGLLGKDFHYRVFARRPDGSPIWATCKDATQDEASRPAFGGAGAVFNVIDVRQSYLQKLLKQALAAIGHPQEADRSVHFSYEMVALTHNTARQLGYHLSPEDAARPFVEVSGRKGLGVKADDLLDILVRKAAEEVAKRNPDLQPNENRRIAEAIAVAAVRYFMVRFSRGKVIAFDIDEALNFEGESGPYLQYACVRANNIFQKLRDREGETEAAFLSPLGDLPTQELNGEAHGHDLWALVLEAARLDEVAEQAVRTLEFSVLAKYAFGLAQMFNAFYHRFPILNEERDDARRWRAAAVSYFRNQLTGALDLMGISVPPRM comes from the coding sequence ATGATACTTCCAGTTCACGCCATCGTCCGGGAGCGGATTGCCGCATCCCTGCAGCAACTCTACGGGCTCGCGGCCGACGCGCTGCCCTCAATCGTCATCGACTATCCGCCGACCCGCGAACTCGGTGACCTGGCGCTGCCGCTGGCCTTCGAGCTGGCGCGGCGACTGAGGAAGGCCCCGAAGGCCATCGCCGAGGAGATCGCGGCGGCGGTCGGAGACATTCCGGGCGTCGCGCGCGTCGAGGCGACGAAGGGGTACCTCAACCTTCGCCTCCACCGTCCGGCGTTCCTGCGTGCGCGGCTCGATGCCCGCGTCGCAGCCCGACCGGCACACGGCACCGTCAAGACGATCGTCGAGCACACGGCAATCAACCCGAACAAGGCTGCGCATATCGGGCACCTTCGGAACTCCGCACTCGGTGACACGCTGGTCCGCACGCTGCGCTTTCGCGGCGCGTCGGTCGAGATCCAGAACTACATCGACGACACCGGCGTGCAGGTGGCCGATGTCGTCGTCGGATTCCGCGAACTCGAGAGCAAGACGCTCGCCGACGTCCGGCATCTGGCAGAGACCACGCGGTTCGACTTCTATTGCTGGGATCTGTACGCGAAGGTGGCCGACTGGTACGAGCAGGACAAGTCCCGGCTGCAGACTCGCCTCGACACGCTTCACGCGATCGAACACGGTGGGAGTGAGATCGCGGAGATGGCCGCGTTCATCGCCGATCGGATCGTGCGCTGCCATCTGCTGACGATGGCGCGGATGAATGTGGACTACGACCTGCTGGCATGGGAGGGCGACATCCTGCGCCTGCACTTCTGGGCGCGAGCGTTCGAGATTCTCAAGGAGAAGCACGCCGTCTTCCTGCAGACGCAGGGGCGGTTGAACGGCTGCTGGGTGATGACGATCGAGGACGGCCAGCCCGCTGAGAGCGGCACCGACGCCCCGCCGGGCGGCGGGAGTGCCACGGGCGTCCCGCCGGGCGGCGGGAGTGGCACGGGCGTCCCGCCGGCCGGTGGAAGTGGCACGGGCGTCCCGCCGGGCGGCGGGAGTGGCGCGGGCGTCCCGCCCGGCGGCGGGAGTGGCACGGGCGTCCCGCCCGGCGGCGGGAGTGGCGCGGGCGTCCCGCCCGTGCTGGATCTACCCGACGATGACGAGAGCCGGGAGAAGGTCATCGTCCGCTCGAACGGCACGGTGACCTACGTCGGCAAGGACATGGCGTATCAATTCTGGAAGTTCGGCTTGCTCGGCAAGGACTTCCACTACCGGGTCTTCGCCCGTCGGCCGGACGGAAGTCCGATCTGGGCCACGTGCAAAGACGCCACGCAGGACGAAGCGTCGAGGCCGGCCTTCGGCGGCGCCGGCGCGGTCTTCAACGTCATCGACGTGCGCCAGTCCTACCTCCAGAAGCTGCTGAAGCAGGCGCTGGCGGCCATCGGCCATCCCCAGGAGGCCGACCGCTCGGTCCACTTCTCCTACGAAATGGTCGCGCTCACGCACAACACGGCGCGCCAGCTCGGCTACCACCTTTCGCCCGAGGACGCGGCTCGCCCGTTCGTCGAGGTGTCAGGGCGGAAAGGTCTGGGCGTGAAGGCCGACGACCTGCTGGACATCCTCGTCCGGAAGGCCGCAGAGGAAGTGGCGAAACGGAATCCCGACCTGCAGCCGAACGAGAATCGCCGCATCGCCGAAGCCATTGCCGTGGCCGCCGTGCGCTACTTCATGGTGAGGTTCTCCCGAGGGAAGGTCATCGCGTTCGACATCGATGAAGCCCTCAATTTCGAAGGTGAAAGCGGACCTTATTTACAGTATGCTTGCGTGCGCGCCAACAATATCTTCCAGAAACTGCGCGACCGGGAAGGCGAAACGGAGGCGGCGTTCCTGAGCCCCCTGGGCGATCTGCCCACACAGGAACTGAACGGCGAGGCCCATGGACACGATTTGTGGGCACTCGTACTGGAGGCGGCAAGGCTGGACGAGGTCGCCGAGCAGGCGGTCCGCACGTTGGAGTTCTCGGTACTGGCAAAATACGCGTTCGGCCTGGCGCAGATGTTCAACGCCTTCTATCACCGCTTCCCGATCCTGAACGAGGAGCGGGACGACGCCAGGCGGTGGCGCGCAGCCGCGGTGAGCTACTTCCGTAATCAGTTGACGGGAGCCCTCGATCTCATGGGCATCTCGGTTCCGCCGCGCATGTAG
- a CDS encoding biotin--[acetyl-CoA-carboxylase] ligase gives MGVLLPATVPLPHDVRDALAMRADRLLGFASRVDWYDRVPSTNDLADRAAAAGAGHGFVVAAEAQSSGRGRQGHVWFSPSGAGLYVSVVLRPTALSPGGDDHPATLSRTGRGFCPAVMASSITLTAGVALAEALRAATGLPVDIKWPNDLVIGPRKVCGILAEAAAAGDRLEHVVLGFGINVLPVAYPQDIAGRATSLETELGRPADRALVLAESLARLAECLRELVERGFDGLLDRWRLLSPSSTGTQVHVLAAGEWEPAVTSGVDDDGALLVRRGTAVQRVVAGEIGWPSPRG, from the coding sequence GTGGGCGTCCTCTTGCCGGCCACCGTCCCGTTGCCGCACGACGTGCGCGACGCGCTGGCAATGCGTGCCGACCGGCTCCTCGGATTCGCGTCCCGGGTGGACTGGTACGACCGGGTGCCCTCGACCAACGACTTGGCTGACCGTGCCGCGGCGGCGGGCGCCGGGCACGGGTTCGTCGTCGCGGCCGAGGCGCAGTCGAGCGGACGCGGGAGGCAGGGCCACGTGTGGTTCTCGCCATCCGGCGCCGGTCTCTATGTCTCGGTCGTCCTGCGCCCCACCGCGCTGTCGCCGGGCGGAGACGACCACCCCGCCACCCTGTCCCGGACCGGACGGGGTTTCTGCCCTGCCGTGATGGCCTCATCGATCACACTGACGGCGGGGGTGGCGCTGGCCGAGGCACTCCGCGCGGCTACCGGTCTGCCGGTCGACATCAAGTGGCCGAACGACCTGGTGATTGGTCCCCGCAAGGTGTGCGGGATTCTCGCGGAGGCGGCCGCGGCCGGTGACCGTCTCGAGCACGTCGTGCTGGGCTTCGGCATCAACGTGCTACCCGTCGCATATCCGCAGGACATCGCCGGCCGCGCGACCTCCCTCGAAACCGAACTGGGACGGCCCGCGGATCGTGCGCTGGTGCTCGCGGAGTCGCTCGCGCGTCTCGCGGAGTGCCTGCGCGAGCTGGTCGAGCGCGGGTTCGACGGGCTGCTCGACCGGTGGCGGCTTCTCTCGCCGTCGAGCACGGGAACCCAGGTGCACGTGCTCGCAGCGGGAGAGTGGGAGCCGGCCGTCACCTCTGGAGTAGACGATGATGGTGCGCTGCTGGTCAGGCGCGGGACCGCCGTTCAGCGGGTGGTCGCCGGCGAGATCGGGTGGCCTTCACCGCGAGGCTGA
- a CDS encoding molybdenum cofactor guanylyltransferase, whose protein sequence is MAILAGGQARRLGGRNKGALHVGRSSIIDRQLATLSGLADRIFVVAGDPEPYRDKRVAVIGDLLPGAGALGGIYTALSVATTDHVFVLACDLPFVSRPLVSRLVGLASPQFDVVVPRTPDGLQPLCAVYSRRLVEPVRRQIDSGHLKVVDLFATARVRELSPDELADIEPESRAFFNVNTPSDLDEAIRLATWADGPTER, encoded by the coding sequence GTGGCAATCCTTGCGGGTGGCCAAGCGCGCCGCCTCGGTGGCCGCAACAAGGGCGCGCTTCATGTCGGTCGGAGTTCGATCATCGACCGCCAGCTCGCGACGCTCTCCGGACTGGCCGACCGCATCTTCGTCGTGGCCGGCGACCCCGAACCGTATCGCGACAAACGTGTTGCGGTCATCGGCGATCTGCTCCCGGGCGCCGGTGCGCTCGGCGGCATCTACACGGCCTTGTCCGTCGCCACGACGGATCACGTGTTCGTGTTGGCGTGCGACCTGCCATTCGTCAGCCGGCCGCTCGTGTCACGGCTCGTCGGACTCGCCAGTCCGCAGTTCGACGTCGTCGTTCCGCGCACACCGGACGGGCTGCAGCCGTTGTGCGCCGTCTATTCGAGGCGGCTCGTCGAACCCGTACGGCGGCAGATCGACTCAGGTCACCTGAAGGTCGTGGACCTGTTCGCCACGGCGCGCGTCCGGGAACTGAGCCCCGACGAACTGGCCGACATCGAGCCAGAGAGCCGGGCGTTCTTCAACGTCAACACGCCAAGCGACCTGGACGAGGCCATCCGCCTTGCAACGTGGGCAGACGGTCCGACCGAGCGCTGA
- a CDS encoding type III pantothenate kinase, giving the protein MLLALDIGNTNIVVGVFDRDQLLHSWRLSTLRQRTADEMGIWLVQLFAHRRLATEAIDGVVIASVVPTLTGPTADMARSYFCREPLVVDAGTDTGMPVLYDAPGEVGADRIVNGVAAYERHGRAGATSPAQDARALIVVDFGTATTFDAISRRGEYLGGVICPGVNISADALFERAARLPRVDVRKPASVIGKTTVGSMQSGLFYGYIGLVEGIVHRMRAELGDPVGCIATGGLAEMIAPETTVIDAVDRDLTLHGLRGIWERNR; this is encoded by the coding sequence ATGCTGCTTGCGCTCGACATCGGCAACACGAACATCGTCGTCGGCGTCTTCGACCGCGACCAGTTGCTCCACAGTTGGCGGCTGTCCACACTTCGTCAGCGGACGGCCGACGAGATGGGAATCTGGCTCGTCCAGCTCTTCGCCCACCGGCGGCTGGCCACCGAAGCCATCGACGGCGTCGTGATCGCCTCGGTGGTTCCCACGCTCACCGGGCCGACCGCTGACATGGCGCGGAGCTACTTCTGCCGCGAACCGCTGGTTGTGGACGCCGGCACCGACACGGGCATGCCGGTGCTCTACGACGCGCCTGGCGAGGTCGGGGCCGACCGGATCGTCAACGGTGTCGCGGCGTATGAACGACACGGGCGTGCCGGCGCGACGTCACCGGCGCAGGATGCCCGCGCGCTGATCGTGGTGGACTTCGGCACGGCGACGACGTTCGACGCCATCTCGCGCCGCGGCGAGTATCTCGGTGGCGTCATCTGTCCCGGTGTGAACATCTCGGCGGATGCGCTGTTCGAGCGGGCGGCCCGGCTGCCCAGGGTGGACGTGCGCAAGCCGGCGTCGGTCATCGGGAAGACGACCGTCGGATCGATGCAGTCGGGACTGTTCTACGGATACATCGGTCTGGTGGAAGGCATCGTGCACCGGATGCGCGCCGAGCTGGGCGACCCTGTGGGATGCATCGCCACGGGCGGCCTCGCAGAGATGATTGCGCCCGAGACGACGGTCATCGACGCGGTCGATCGGGACCTGACGCTTCACGGGTTGAGGGGGATTTGGGAGAGAAACAGGTAG
- a CDS encoding TRAM domain-containing protein — MLSPGSVVELVVEKPATGGRMVARHDGLVVLVQAAIPGERVRALIDRTGQGLAYAMTVEVIEPSPDRRPGLRDWACGGNVYAHISYPRQLALKAEIVADALTRIARLPPERPIPITGSPERGYRMRARFHVRGRTMGFFREGSHTLCDPAATGQLLEETGGLLAELQDHLLGGRLAGVTEIELAENVPAAERALHVELDRPVTPMGLVELSRLPTVVGVSAGFGARGERGRPPVRRTVTAGGTPSVLDTIDLPAAHVQLQHHAQAFFQANRYLLSPLASRVVSLVPPGPVVDLYAGVGLFAASLAASGRTSVVAVEGDRAGAADLRANAAPYGASLVPVEMAVEQYLATRPVSGDTSIIVDPPRTGMSKEASSAIAGQKAGTVLYVSCDVATFARDARRLADAGYRLSHLEAFDLFPNTAHVEAVGVFTRHHAQ, encoded by the coding sequence ATGCTCTCACCAGGGTCCGTCGTCGAACTCGTCGTCGAGAAACCAGCCACCGGTGGTCGCATGGTCGCGCGCCACGATGGGCTCGTCGTGCTCGTCCAGGCGGCCATTCCTGGCGAACGGGTGCGGGCGCTCATCGACCGAACCGGGCAGGGTCTCGCCTACGCGATGACTGTGGAAGTGATCGAGCCGTCACCGGATCGGCGCCCCGGCCTGCGTGACTGGGCGTGCGGCGGCAACGTGTACGCGCACATCTCCTATCCGAGACAACTCGCGCTCAAGGCCGAGATCGTCGCCGACGCGTTGACGAGGATCGCCAGGCTCCCGCCGGAGCGACCGATTCCGATTACCGGATCTCCGGAACGCGGATACCGCATGCGGGCGCGGTTCCACGTGCGTGGACGGACGATGGGCTTCTTCCGCGAGGGCAGTCACACGCTGTGCGATCCGGCGGCCACCGGCCAGTTGCTCGAGGAAACCGGTGGGCTCCTCGCCGAATTGCAGGACCACCTGCTCGGCGGGCGTCTTGCCGGGGTGACCGAGATCGAACTGGCGGAGAACGTTCCGGCGGCTGAGCGCGCGCTCCATGTCGAACTGGACCGCCCGGTCACCCCGATGGGTCTCGTGGAGTTGAGCCGGCTTCCAACGGTCGTCGGGGTGAGTGCAGGGTTCGGGGCACGCGGCGAGCGTGGACGGCCGCCGGTTCGACGGACCGTGACCGCGGGCGGCACACCGTCGGTGCTCGACACGATCGATCTGCCCGCCGCGCACGTCCAACTTCAGCACCACGCGCAGGCGTTCTTTCAGGCCAACCGGTATCTATTGTCTCCGCTGGCGTCGCGGGTGGTGTCGCTCGTGCCGCCAGGGCCGGTGGTCGATCTCTACGCCGGAGTCGGCCTGTTCGCAGCGTCCCTGGCCGCATCCGGCCGGACGTCGGTGGTCGCGGTCGAAGGCGACCGTGCGGGCGCTGCCGATCTTCGCGCAAACGCGGCACCTTATGGTGCATCACTGGTGCCGGTCGAGATGGCGGTGGAGCAGTACCTCGCGACCCGTCCAGTCAGTGGGGACACCAGCATCATCGTGGATCCGCCGAGGACCGGAATGTCGAAGGAGGCGTCGTCGGCGATTGCCGGTCAGAAGGCAGGGACAGTGCTGTACGTGTCGTGCGATGTGGCGACGTTCGCGCGCGATGCGCGCAGGCTGGCCGACGCTGGCTACCGCCTGTCGCACCTCGAGGCGTTCGATTTGTTCCCGAACACGGCGCACGTCGAAGCCGTGGGAGTGTTCACGAGGCATCATGCTCAGTAG